DNA from Dromaius novaehollandiae isolate bDroNov1 unplaced genomic scaffold, bDroNov1.hap1 HAP1_SCAFFOLD_41, whole genome shotgun sequence:
GTTGCTGATCATTTTACAGCAGCTGTGTTGACACCTAATATTTATCAACAGGCTAAACTATCTCATGACTTTTTCCATCAAAATGCTAAAGCATTGCAGAAAACTTATCATATTACTAGGGACCAGGCTCAGAatattattcgaagttgccctgattgtcaagatgtatccccgttaccaccctattCAGGAatcaaccctcgaggcctgcaaccttGTAGTATTTGGCaaacagacgttacccattaccCCTCATTTGGAAGGCTGAAatatgttcacgtctctgtagacACTTTTTCCCATTACGTtatcgctactgcccatgttggggagaagagccgtgatgtttgtcgtcactggcttgcctgtttcgccgtaatgggggttcctaCTCAagttaagactgacaatggtcccgcatatatggcacaacgaacacgggcatttcttcaagcttggggaGTCACTCACGTGActggaattccccattccccaactggccaggcaatagtggaacgtacccatctcaccctgaaagaaatgcttgagaaacaaaaaagggggaatagtcCTGGCAcatccccacaagagcaactctggaaggcctcatatgttcttaatttcttaaactgatatacggaccagagtgcagttaataagcatttctcatatCCTACAGGGCAAGAATTGTACTGATAAGTTGTAGTTAGAATATAATTGCAccgataagttgtagatagaattagagtggaagccttttaagggataggattggacgttaggcttggggcataagttaagaaggcgctgacgtgtgaattggtaatcttggtaagctCTCTAgcccttgttatctgtctcccctacctgacaagctttaagtttaataaataaaaagaggggatatgttggggaccaagactgagtgatgctgtgtgggacagcagagaatctttaaggcagaaagtaatgatctggtaagtatgaagttgccagtgatcatgtgccttcctgcctgtgtcagcagtcacggtgtgccttcctgcctacgtgtcagcagctgcggtgggcctgtcctgctggactgtcctgcccgcctgctgggcaccAGAAGATGCCTTtcacctatcacaggatgccacaatgccaaggagatacctggaggagtggctgagcctgatggctatataaccagccattgtgttttcaataaaggctttcttgcaccattcttcttgtggtctgtgttgTCGAATGGCACAACactgagcacagcatttcagcctgatggtccagccaatcttcCACCTTCCCATTGGTGCAGGGCAGGTCTCAACCATTTGCTTGTAAGAAGACTATGGGGGACTGTgacaaaggccttgctaaagtgaaggttcacaaaatcctctgctttccccttgtgcacaaagccattcatctgatggtagaaggcaatcaggttggacAGGCACGGTTTCCATTTCCCCTTggtcaacccatgctgcctcttccagcccttgtccttcatgtgcttggagatggtttccaggaggatttgctccatcaccttgccagaGTCAGAGATGAAGATaaccagcctgtcattccccagaccctccctcttgcccttttggaaaatgggtgtgatgtctgccttttcctagtcatcaggaacctccctgattaccctgacatttaaaaaatggtcAACCTCAGCCTTGCAGTGACtccagccacctctccctgcaccctggggtgcttcccatccggtcccatggacttgtgtgtgccaCTGGGCAAAAGTGCTCCCCAGCTGCGtcttcctctgccatgggtgaggctttcctaacacagatgctgccaaaCGACTCGGGGGCTGGGGAGGCAATACCagtaaaagacaaagtaaaagaggcaatgagcacctcagcctttcccctgtctttgtcactaggtcccctgccccactgagcagggagaccacattttccttgctcgctgccttccttgtgctgccagcatccttacagaagcccttctggttgccctccccatcccttcccacttccagctccagctccagctccagctccagctgagctttggcttgcctaactccatGTTACGCAATGTCTGTGTCTTCTTCCTGGGCAGCCCATTCCCCCTCCAaacctctgtgcacttccttctacCTTTTGAAGGCCTAAATCACAAAGTCCCTATTCATCCATGCCAGCCTCAGGTCAGGCCCTGAAGGACtttcctgcagactttcctgTGCTCCTGTGCTTTGAGGACATTGTTCCTGAAGCTCCAAGagggctccatggctcctctgccctccaggccaGTCACTCATGGCATCCTGACAAGGATCATCTTGatcctctgctgcagtccagggcgGTGATCCTGCTATTCCTCCTACCTCTCCACCATCTcacggtcactgcagtgacagacaACCTCCACATTCACTTCCCCATCCAGGCTCagcttcaggcaagaaagaaagaaagggcaggatggcaccatctacttagaGGCAGAAGAGCCTGCATTTCTCCCCTCACCACTGAGAGGATCCAGGCAATGGATTTTTATGTGGTTAAAGGTAGACACAAAGAATTTCCGGGGTGATGTAGATATGCctgaggcagtgcctcccaggctgcccttacagtcaaaggggaggaggagatgttcacctgccttcttttagatggtcacataaagcacaagtgactcctgtcccagaaacattagctctgtgcttgcaatggggcctgaggtcacaggcttttaggataattcaggttgaagaggccacaggaggcctgtagtgcaacctactgctcacagcagggtcagagagagggtcagaaaccaaaagatgctcctgccaaaggacttctggggtgatatggcaggagaagacagtagaggGTTGATGGGGTGGTAGAAGTCTCCTGgacaaaagggtttcctttttccctttctccagagaattaaatcctgaGCTCtccagagggaagaagctgggacactaactttgccactaacatggaggcagagaagctcctgaggcccttacagacagaggctggtccaaaggccaccacccccatggcaccagacccccaggcatgcctgccttgctgctgggcaccctccagccccaggcaggaggtctgctgggaacagcgtggggtctgcagcctgcagccctggccacccagcaggtgtggtgggaccccactCCTCTAGATGAGACCgggctctgctgcatttccccagtgtgaagactgtgttccctccagctgggaatacagcctggcagggagggccaacacaggaaacacaatctctgttccgggatgtgaagagagaggggagggcagagggggatctgctcttGCCccaggcagtgattccctccctgcagccagtacagccctgctgatgccctgtaaccTGTGAGCCCAGGAGATGGGactcccatctgccctggctctaaagatttctcagccctcaagacccaggatgcaaagcaccgctctggggacacctcaccagtcgaaggggctgaatgcctgacatgttcctgagaacttttctgcagtcttctgcacTGGTTTGAGGCCTGTTGCCCATGGAgtagagactccttttgagggtgaactcactccctgtgtgactctgaggacagagttgaccaggcagtacaaatgccagcaaggcctcaaccccacagcagtgtcccctgcccaggatTCCTCCtttcagccccttcctcctggatgatttgggttgggagggactgctggagatcccCAGGACCAccatctgctctgagctgggctaactttacagttagatcaggttggtgaGAGCTTTCCTCTGGTGAGTTTCTAAAAAATCCCTGGGCCCTTGCTCCAGTGCTGCTCAACTACttggttatttctttattttttttccttaatctcatctgaaattctccttactgcatcttctccttgctgtctcttctcctttcctccccttggcccccagccagaccatcccatctgctttgaccaaggacaatcgcagcctcacctccaagcacagccttgctgggatctccaggccctgtgcaggtgggctgtggtggccagctccaagcagagctatgtgctgcaggtccctacatggtctcagaggagagtgtatggagacatgacgtgacccagggcagagcctgtgggctgacaccagggcagagctgagatcagcaggggtgagaacagcagacctccagcagctcctctccctgcctgtgcagggagtgacacacccagcagtgcgcctgagagaggacagtgacgcaggacggagggcaccgtgagctgcgttactgggctccagccacctgtgctgggtctgggagtcctggcagcctgtgccgctggctgcagccctcgagaaatccccgactctgctagcagcagtggttcccctccaggactgtcgggagcttctggagtgtcgtggctcctgtctccctcctgtccctgtgctggcccagccctgctgccctccgtgtgaccccatggccccactgagcaggcaccgcacaggacagggtgcgttcagggtggggaaatgtccccccagcatggttcccatgacagccctcagtgccccctcccccaaggccctcctgcccagcagcctcccaccagtccccagcccctgcccagccctgatcctgtctcccagggttagcagaaggccatgctctggggtctgctggggtctgggcccagggagagaggccaagCGGGGTGGTcattccccccacccaggtgctgagcccagcaggcagacggagctgctcacattcaaagatcagccctcaccaggaccatggggaatggccagtgctggagatggctggtaccaggggctgggtgtgtgaggagtttcctgggacagcttctcctccctgttcatgcaacaagcagctgggctggatctttgccctgaagcaccctgcttgaggtctcccatgggagaaggatggtctacaggccgagTAGACGGCCTCgggatctcctctgcatgctccctgccagccccgcagAGGATCCAGGAGAGGACTTGTCCTCCCAGGGGGTCACAGCTGGACgcacagtcctccagctgggcatggacccctttctggatgtgacttttggggtgaggaccagcatgcagggtgagggagattgtctcaaggtcatgtgatggggacagggcctgagggacagcagcaaactgaaatggcttctgggtcctgcttccttcaatgcaggctcccacaaaggattccagacttttttttttttggtgccacccatcaggagggacaatggcactctgagctgggagggtggggaccattaatccttcttcaggcactgcccaggTGATGTGGAGGGTCAGGACAGTGAGGACTTCGGCTCTACACCGTAAGCTCGCTTTAGTGTACTCACActctgaaagtttattttttaatgtacgtcagcatttttctctccaagacactttcaagcccagttccacttccttctcatttctcccagtcactcctctgatcttgctggccattcccacaccccctcccctgctctgcagggccccaagctgctggcactgctctgcagaatgagcaggctgtgaggccacagggccatgaggtgactctgcactggccgtgctggtcagggtgggagcagacccaaccaaatgaggatcacagcctctaatccctgcagggggactgcagatgtggcaggtgcttgcaaggactatggagcatttccaagggtgctggttgtgtccaggtgtgcttctagatcctacccatggtatttcacagagagtgacatgaaatgctctccaggctcccttccccgtgccagctgggtccccactgcctctcctttgcctgtggaaaccttgtgctggcactttatctttgactccaccttggtggacctctcactttgtgaggctcctctcactgcccacccatagaacatgctgtcccaggagagcttctgagctctcctggcacctccatcttcccctccagaaggacaggcatcagacactgtgctttaacatgtggcacagctctgggtatgtgaatctgtgaccattcatcccctccactgtcactggacactgatgggggagtcctaaatccagccgtggtctctaagagatcattacatgatcatgagctttttgctcctgaacccatggagaaccccatcagcatCAGCCCCTTTGAtcatgatttccttgggcctattcttgacagcagctttggaggaagcccagccttcaagcTCTGCACGAGAAAGAACCTACTTGATTTCacagatactgtgagggagtcagctctgacccagtgttggacacaatATCATGTGGGCACCaggggagacagagcagtctcagtaaaggtcaaatgaatccaagcattttcacagcaacatgataacaaatactactaatcatagtaacaatagtgaacaaacaatgctcagtcctggtattggataccgtgggagtcatttgtggagagcaatggcaatgctaccactgctgaaaaatgtccatgaaatcactttcctcaggacgtccttcagctccttgttcctcatgctgtagatgagggggttcagagttggaggtACCACTGAGTACaaaacagtcaccaccagatccacagctggcgaggagagggagggaggcttcaggtaggcaatcatgacagtgctgacaaacagggagaccacagccaggtgcgggaggcacatggaaaaggctttgtgccggccctgctcagaggggatcctcagcacagcagtgaagatctgcacgtaggacaccacaatgaaaatgaaacacccaaagcctaaacagccactaaccacaagaagcccaacctccctgaggtaggagtctgagcaggagagcttgaggatctggggaacctcacagaagaactggtccactgtgttgccttggcagagtggtattgaaaaggtgttagCCGTGTGCAGGAGAGCGTAGAggaaaccactgccccaggcagctgctgccattttgacacaggctctgctgtccatgagggtcccatagtgcaggggtctgcagatggcaatgtagcggtcataggccatgactgtaaggagagaatactctcctccaaagaagaagaaaacgaggaagacctgggcagcacatcctgagtaggaaatggccctggtgtcccacagggaattggccatggatttggggacagtggtggagatagagccaaggtcgaggagggagaggctgaggaggaagaagtacatgggggtgtggaggtggtggtcgcaggctacggctgtgatgatgaggccgttgcccaggagggcagccaggtagatgcccaggaagagtgagaagtgcaggagctgcagctcccgtgtgtctgcaaacgccaggagaaggaactcattgagggagctgctgttggagattttgctatctccaggcatgggggactgtgcaaaggagaaaagacatggagcagttaggagagaatcttcaagcaaaaaagcccccagttgttgcagttcccatacaaccccccacattgcctctctctttactgagaggatctttgtgcagctcccttgcttgagctccactttgcactggctgagtgtgctgctgtgaggagcaggggcctctgcccatgagctccagaggagtcagtcctgctgtacagcagtgcgcacaggggaatgggggtgacgagctctgacactcacagtttctgtcaggtGAAAACTACTCATcgtgtagaagggcttttcaccgTCTTCTCcccccattctaaagaatgatGTTTGAGGAAGAGAGTTGCtgggattttatattttattttagatggtattgtcacccctgggcagtgttcctcaaaggtagaaatccttggcatttctactgtgagtcctgagaaaaacggattcactgtcccttgttgcagcatgaggacagATAGTCTGTCtgttagtcttgttcccagctgtcctgtgctcacacctcattgagctggtggacgatcgcactcatatgttgccctgaaaggaaaccagccactgctgagagcagaggagtccagtttcaaagtgcagatctccaaccttctcaccctttctccaggcaccagagggaggtctccacactccccttctagccaaggacacacagggctctcttcagatgcccatatacagcctcccaccaccatctccatactctcagcatctctgcaccttcttcatttgtctctcagctattacagatatgctatgagacagcagtgcctttctggagctctcagcctggcaggacaccctggggaaacagtcaaaggcccatcaggactgaagatggtttctccttaagggaggatcagctcatttccaaacacaacagactgcatttcttggggctgcacagcttagaagggggctgcagacccctcacttccatgcgcTTGCAgcggtggtgtctgaactgcagctgaaaacccatccaccccggAGAGCCAGGGAGaacaacaggagcagcatggatagaagaaacaaggagcaacaccatgatcctgctaccaagggaggcaaggagagagacacagggacacccaggaaagccttcaccttaccctgctgggcatgccacctggcagatggtgaCGCTGCaaggcagtcactctcagcccctttgtcgggcagcactaaatgggcccgtggcaggagagatgcccctctcctctgctggaggtctggctgtacaggaggcagctcatggcctggacttcatggctgtcagggcagaggctctgctgggtgggagcagagagacgtggggggcttgctcagtgcagtgtgtttgcattgcagggactgaccatgacttgcccaaatccatcctcccacgatgcttctgttagcagttccctctccttccttgcctgtctctgctgcctggaacagtccctgctggcacctttctctgtcccaacaccttttcccaggcagtgctcacagactgcatcacaccttttgtgtgctcagatctgcccgacagaaacctcccgggacagtgcactgtccagaggcacctctgtgcctgcaggtcgtaaggagcaggtaccagaaaccccagggagaccacacagctgatgctgatgctgatgctgaagctgtctgtaggtggaggtggggttgaaggggtttgctgagctttctcccagacctcctgatctctgagaggggaggtttgtgagtcccagttccttgccaaaacagaaaactctgccaaaattagggagaaaacagaaagcacagagaccagaaggaaagctccttcccttggaagtagccctctctTCCTCTTGAACAGacccccttggacatgtcctgtgcatgagctagagctgtgagcagccctgacccatgcagcaccctcttgatgggagaaggaacctgcctggCTGGGGGTCAATCGCCTCacgcagagcttctccccacagtgccgtggggagctccccaggcaggttgAGTGTGGACccttgcaggcggcagagtcactgccccaggcacacagcactctggggcacagggatgctgctctgaatcactgccctaaACAGACCAgggtgcccaccccagcagcacaccactgcagtatctctggaagagggcagcaggatgccctgtccctgtgacagtgtggcagggaatcctgcttgaagcatctcctcctcctgctatgccctggataatccgggagagagaacaacaaaaatgctATCAGCCATAGTTtctgctgggttcagaagaccttgccaggaacctcagtagcattgccctgcagccagagacttaccgtgtcaagggctgtgaagatttctcccacaatgagctctcctctgtcctcccactccacactgccttgcacttctctctgccttctctcatctcatgtcagcagcagcaggcagtgcccgcagccctgctgctcttggcagaggagctgctcctgcacacagctgtgtctgggcagtgctgccaggttgccatgagctccctccatcccaggagcctggccccactcaggagcaggggcccagctgaaggcacaaatttctctgtcccttgtgctccctcctcctgggaaatgctcactgaaGTAGACCAAAATAATCAGCTATTGTCCTTTCCTAAAGAGtagagagagactgattccaacattgcaatttctttcatcagaggatggctatctatgaaaggtggaaacgtcccattctggaagcccctattcctatctcttaactaggcaggacacctacagAGGCCcaagaagggagacaaagggaggcagctctgaagggcagaattTCTCAGGGATTTGTCAAACAGAAACATGCTGATGATGTGCAAAGAGAAATGGCAAGGTGTGTACAGGgggcagaataaccccatgctaaaataatcaccgatggtccctctctaaacagcgGAGAGACACCCATTCCAGCACTgcattttgtctcatcagaggatgttCATGTGTGAAAGGTGGAGAAGTCCCACTCTGGAAGAGCCTCTTCCCATCTTATCCCACCACTGCCTTGAGGCCAAATCCATCctgtctgcatccaagcgtgctgcataaatgggagaggcacatcacaccaaggtctctgctctagtctctgcactctcaaacccttcttgctctcctcctcatGAACCTCTTGAACCTCATGAACCACCCCCAGATGACATGAACAGGGACTGGCCtgatgatgtccacagggtgcctggatcagaggctgccctggcccagggacttcttcagtggtaCCTTGTCCGGCCTGGACATagattcacttctgtcacaggccccatggtgctgtgaatcagctcaggcagcaaacccctctcctgccatttcagcacagcccagctctgtttttctctgccttgggcactgcagggtttgctctcttagtgggaacctcctttcaccattccactgccacctgctatctgtgccagcatggcTCTGGTCTGAaatggggccattgcacacacaccgtctttggctcttggtaacaggtgtcaccatgaccagtctgcactctgtgccacagctgaggctctgcagcccaaatacatgcaaatgcctgcagcctggggtacacacaggagatgcacaagctgtcagaggtctgaaacatcgtaggaatgactgagatgtggtgggatccctcacaggaCTGGAGGGCAATGCTTATAGGGtaaaatctcttcaggagagactgtcagggaagatgagcaggggggatgccctttatgtgaaggggcagctcgggtgtgtggGACTCTTCCCACATGGGATCCaggggatggacaagggtttgggagAAACTGATCAGGGGTGGGATAGTCAGTGTCAGCCTGGCCTaccgtgaccatgaaaatgtggagtcccagatcctgaggagactgaggaaggacagtagcagagtacagaccctggacttcagaggagcagacttcctgggctgttcaggggactggtgggggatgccatgggaggcagctctcaagggcccaggagatcagcaaaaccagcaggcctttaaggacagacctgccaagcacaaggatgggccatcccgatactcgctgaaactagcagacacctcagaggaccaacttggctaagcagggaccttgcacctgagctccagggtactagggcagcatgcagcatgggg
Protein-coding regions in this window:
- the LOC135326941 gene encoding olfactory receptor 14A16-like → PMYFFLLSLSLLDLGSISTTVPKSMANSLWDTRAISYSGCAAQVFLVFFFFGGEYSLLTVMAYDRYIAICRPLHYGTLMDSRACVKMAAAAWGSGFLYALLHTANTFSIPLCQGNTVDQFFCEVPQILKLSCSDSYLREVGLLVVSGCLGFGCFIFIVVSYVQIFTAVLRIPSEQGRHKAFSMCLPHLAVVSLFVSTVMIAYLKPPSLSSPAVDLVVTVLYSVVPPTLNPLIYSMRNKELKDVLRKLSLDGEVNVEVVCHCSDREMVERPQGQTRELQAIQPHIGEACVVERILSDYISEHMKNVPGNSQNGFPEGKSFLTHLITFCDKRPALVEEERGVDVQ